From one Aeropyrum camini SY1 = JCM 12091 genomic stretch:
- a CDS encoding BMP family ABC transporter substrate-binding protein — translation MALASNSRLLIAAGAVFLLLILVAAAFVITSRGGGEAPETGRATGTTTPPEATGGETTTPAAYEVTTSSVTTEQTKPITVLVLFDVGGRGDLSFNDMAALGADRAAEELGVDVVFQTPQSLAVMESVLDAASRSGEYDLIVLVGFLWQEPLEKVAPRYPEQKYALIDAATRERYDNVASYLFREQEVASLVGIIAADIANNISQATGEEAKAGAVAGMDIPPLWRFHIGYLYGVQYYNQAMGTDVEMVWTYTGRFDDPTLGKTTAEQMLQQGVRVFYGVAGLTHVGMFNAVKEAASRGVTAFSIGQDASQEWYDPQTIIISGLKRVDVAVYTAIKDVVDGRFRGGIVSLGLKEGGLGLSDEEIIKYFAEIAAETGQLPEGLTPEKVVEIVMSQREKWISDDGWRLVEELKQKIINGEIKFVTPQDHDTYDSIIEELKAGNLEAALES, via the coding sequence TTGGCGTTAGCCAGCAACTCGAGGCTACTCATTGCTGCCGGCGCCGTTTTTCTTCTGTTGATCCTAGTTGCAGCCGCTTTCGTCATAACATCTAGAGGGGGAGGAGAGGCGCCTGAGACCGGAAGAGCTACGGGCACGACTACACCACCCGAGGCTACAGGCGGGGAGACCACAACGCCAGCTGCTTATGAGGTTACGACTTCCTCGGTGACGACGGAACAAACCAAGCCTATCACTGTACTGGTTCTCTTCGACGTTGGCGGTAGGGGCGATCTCAGTTTTAACGACATGGCTGCGCTAGGGGCTGATAGGGCGGCTGAGGAGCTCGGCGTGGATGTAGTTTTTCAGACGCCCCAGAGCCTGGCGGTCATGGAGAGTGTTCTAGATGCTGCAAGTAGGAGTGGCGAGTATGATCTAATCGTCCTTGTAGGCTTCCTATGGCAGGAGCCGCTTGAGAAGGTCGCGCCTAGATACCCGGAGCAGAAGTACGCTTTGATAGACGCCGCCACTAGGGAGAGGTATGACAACGTGGCGAGCTACCTCTTCAGGGAGCAGGAGGTGGCAAGCCTTGTCGGCATAATCGCGGCCGACATAGCCAACAACATCTCCCAGGCTACCGGCGAGGAGGCTAAAGCGGGTGCTGTCGCGGGGATGGACATACCCCCGCTCTGGAGATTCCACATAGGTTACCTCTATGGAGTCCAGTACTACAACCAGGCCATGGGTACGGACGTCGAGATGGTGTGGACGTATACAGGCAGGTTTGACGATCCAACGCTGGGCAAGACTACAGCGGAGCAAATGCTACAGCAGGGAGTCAGGGTCTTCTACGGGGTAGCAGGGCTCACACACGTGGGCATGTTCAACGCAGTCAAGGAAGCCGCCTCGAGAGGGGTTACAGCCTTCAGCATAGGCCAGGACGCTAGCCAGGAGTGGTACGACCCTCAGACTATAATTATAAGTGGTTTGAAGAGGGTTGACGTGGCGGTCTATACTGCCATAAAGGATGTTGTGGATGGGAGGTTCAGAGGCGGCATAGTAAGCTTGGGCCTCAAGGAGGGCGGCTTAGGGCTGAGCGACGAGGAGATTATAAAGTACTTCGCCGAGATAGCGGCGGAGACCGGCCAGCTACCGGAGGGCTTGACGCCGGAGAAGGTGGTCGAGATAGTTATGTCCCAGAGGGAGAAGTGGATAAGCGACGACGGGTGGAGGCTTGTGGAAGAGTTGAAGCAGAAGATTATCAATGGAGAGATAAAGTTCGTGACACCGCAAGACCACGACACTTACGACAGCATAATAGAGGAGCTAAAGGCTGGAAACCTTGAGGCTGCGCTAGAATCTTAG